The following coding sequences are from one Biomphalaria glabrata chromosome 8, xgBioGlab47.1, whole genome shotgun sequence window:
- the LOC129927898 gene encoding uncharacterized protein LOC129927898: protein MVLVHAVVIVTVMSLAKSQICTNTSWAISFDHRGQSTCRELDKYINGFLRGNLRGRNDPITNLEQVQCCSASEPWPKVERQVVYADWTYQLDDNFRWAFCPVGYFLHGLYRSSASSPGYLNTIESARCAKPASHPITYGSCQNVDTSSCMSRQGTCSCPRGFFVTGIYRADDDDLYNLKKMKCCEPVDKPDEINSLSKIQTRIMDTTLWNLANLAYYLGYEWSYGCRALNVGEDFYKDGFTWVAETKIFHHGSCNGYNRYNRLKLVFDHWGLSVKEIKYGPKVTESLQPESFDSGIIRNTASSSITESIERTRTVQDTITHIATTSFTTSQETSFKISFNVNAVFGSASSSTTYTTKYENSFSTTNEKSISNTNSFSKQSSITLGPMQAAKYNVVLNKIRTTVPYTAVVITKFSTEFKGFLRWSDGDGNFHSKFTYSHDRPAFNYLFGAETTPFYSALKRQSDSRSEPWLWNLMLQKYPDARRIINRLTDETQYEFALNGRLEFVEGTDASVVWEKVNITKRDVLVNDDTTKSTHPYVAKSGPLDKPAEVQYPEVQISNKEPVAVSVIPVN from the coding sequence ATGGTGCTCGTGCATGCCGTCGTAATTGTCACAGTAATGAGCTTAGCCAAATCTCAGATCTGCACAAACACATCGTGGGCAATAAGCTTTGATCACCGTGGACAGTCCACTTGCCGCGAGCTTGACAAATACATCAACGGGTTCCTCAGAGGTAATTTGAGGGGAAGAAATGACCCTATCACTAATTTGGAACAAGTTCAGTGCTGCAGTGCTTCAGAGCCGTGGCCGAAGGTAGAGCGACAAGTCGTTTACGCCGACTGGACATACCAGTTAGATGACAATTTCCGATGGGCCTTTTGTCCTGTAGGATACTTTCTTCACGGTCTGTACCGGTCTAGCGCTAGCAGTCCAGGGTACCTTAATACTATTGAAAGTGCCAGATGCGCTAAGCCAGCTAGCCATCCGATAACTTATGGAAGCTGTCAAAACGTAGACACATCGAGCTGCATGAGTAGACAAGGAACATGCTCATGTCCACGTGGTTTCTTTGTGACAGGCATCTACCGCGCTGACGACGACGATCTGTACAacttaaagaaaatgaaatgttgCGAGCCAGTGGACAAACCTGATGAGATAAACTCTCTAAGTAAAATACAAACACGAATTATGGACACGACTCTGTGGAACTTGGCCAACCTGGCATATTATCTAGGTTACGAGTGGAGCTACGGGTGCAGGGCGCTGAACGTTGGTGAAGATTTTTACAAAGATGGTTTTACGTGGGTGGCTGAAACCAAAATTTTTCATCATGGTTCCTGTAACGGATATAATCGCTACAATAGACTAAAATTAGTATTTGATCATTGGGGGCTaagtgtaaaagaaataaaatatggaCCAAAAGTCACAGAAAGCCTTCAACCAGAAAGTTTCGACTCTGGGATTATTCGTAATACAGCTTCATCGTCTATTACTGAGTCCATCGAAAGAACCCGTACCGTCCAAGACACAATAACGCACATTGCTACAACTTCTTTTACCACCAGTCAAGAAACATCGTTCAAGATTAGTTTTAATGTCAACGCAGTCTTTGGATCAGCCTCGTCTTCTACTACTTACACCACCAAATATGAGAACTCCTTTTCAACAACAAATGAGAAGTCGATTTCAAACACCAACTCTTTCAGCAAGCAGTCGTCAATAACCCTTGGACCCATGCAAGCTGCCAAATACAACGTGGTGCTCAACAAGATCAGAACAACGGTGCCCTACACAGCTGTGGTCATCACCAAATTTTCCACAGAATTTAAAGGCTTCCTACGGTGGAGCGATGGTGACGGAAACTTTCACAGCAAGTTTACGTACAGCCACGACAGACCGGCCTTCAATTACCTCTTTGGCGCCGAAACAACCCCGTTCTACAGTGCTCTTAAAAGACAAAGCGATAGTCGCTCTGAGCCTTGGTTGTGGAATTTAATGCTCCAAAAGTATCCCGACGCGAGACGTATCATTAACAGACTTACGGATGAAACTCAGTACGAATTTGCTTTGAATGGAAGATTGGAATTTGTTGAAGGAACAGATGCCAGCGTTGTCTGGGAAAAAGTGAACATAACCAAACGTGATGTCCTGGTCAATGATGATACAACCAAAAGTACACATCCATACGTTGCTAAATCTGGTCCTCTCGATAAGCCAGCAGAGGTTCAGTATCCGGAAGTTCAAATAAGTAATAAAGAGCCTGTTGCTGTAAGCGTTATACCTGTCAACTAG